Proteins co-encoded in one Papaver somniferum cultivar HN1 chromosome 5, ASM357369v1, whole genome shotgun sequence genomic window:
- the LOC113282183 gene encoding sarcoplasmic reticulum histidine-rich calcium-binding protein-like: protein MDCKKFLQLVEEKRKRVLEKKEAPLKWEQKLEAAAKAKADAEAKERKLRAAKHKRKSVSDTSDSDSGDESNEDGRKSTKRSHKRHRRHRGSSDSSSNDSERRKEKKSAKHRLKKRSLSSDDGDSSSDDLRKQRAHKRKRSISSDDDDSSSDGYKSDDRRKHRAHKRRRSLSSDDDDSSSDDHRKHRTHKRRHRRRVSRSVSYESSSGEEEDRVARKDHRSRHHKHHRRSTQATDLS from the coding sequence ATGGATTGCAAGAAGTTCCTGCAGTTGGTGGAAGAGAAAAGGAAACGAGTTTTGGAGAAGAAAGAAGCCCCCTTGAAATGGGAACAGAAACTTGAAGCTGCTGCAAAGGCAAAAGCTGATGCCGAAGCCAAGGAAAGGAAGCTGAGAGCTGCTAAACATAAGAGGAAATCTGTGTCAGACACATCTGATAGTGACAGTGGAGATGAAAGTAATGAAGATGGGAGAAAATCTACAAAAAGGTCCCACAAGAGGCACAGGAGGCACAGAGGTTCTTCAGACTCGTCATCCAATGACAGCGAGAGGAGGAAGGAGAAGAAATCTGCAAAGCATAGATTGAAGAAGAGATCCTTAAGCTCAGACGATGGTGATAGCAGTAGCGATGATCTAAGAAAGCAGCGGGCACATAAAAGGAAAAGATCCATAAGCTCAGACGATGATGATAGCAGCAGTGATGGATATAAGAGTGATGATCGAAGAAAGCATCGGGCACATAAAAGGAGAAGATCCTTGAGCTCAGACGATGATGATAGCAGCAGCGATGATCATAGAAAACATCGTACACATAAAAGGAGACATAGGCGCCGGGTTTCAAGATCTGTTTCTTATGAATCTTCgagtggggaagaagaagatagggTAGCAAGGAAGGATCATAGGTCAAGGCACCACAAACACCATCGCAGGTCAACACAAGCTACAGATCTGTCATGA